In the Piscinibacter sp. XHJ-5 genome, one interval contains:
- a CDS encoding DUF904 domain-containing protein: MSKIEELAERVERLLLRHEEIKRTNALLEQQLAAVTHERDSLRSRLNAARTRIDALLERLPADKPLTTTSDSTDPR; the protein is encoded by the coding sequence ATGTCGAAGATCGAAGAACTTGCCGAGCGGGTCGAGCGACTGCTGCTTCGGCATGAGGAGATCAAGCGCACGAACGCGCTGCTCGAACAGCAACTGGCCGCGGTCACCCACGAGCGAGACAGCCTGCGTTCACGGCTGAACGCGGCGCGCACGCGCATCGATGCGCTGCTCGAGAGGCTGCCCGCGGACAAGCCCCTCACCACCACGTCGGACAGCACGGACCCGCGATGA
- a CDS encoding cell division protein ZapA, whose product MKQMEVTIMGQSYILGCPEGGEQSLLEAVGNVDREMSAIRDAGKVKARERIAVLAALNLAYALAERPLPARAGTDVSSGSTDIDALIRRVDQALGADGQLL is encoded by the coding sequence ATGAAGCAGATGGAAGTGACCATCATGGGACAGAGCTACATCCTCGGCTGCCCCGAAGGCGGCGAGCAGTCGCTGCTCGAAGCGGTGGGCAACGTCGATCGCGAGATGAGCGCCATACGCGATGCCGGAAAAGTCAAGGCTCGCGAACGCATCGCCGTGCTCGCCGCGTTGAATTTGGCCTATGCCCTCGCCGAACGTCCGCTGCCTGCGCGCGCGGGCACGGATGTGTCCAGCGGTAGCACGGACATCGATGCGCTGATCAGGCGCGTCGATCAAGCCCTTGGTGCCGACGGTCAATTGCTGTGA
- a CDS encoding EVE domain-containing protein, translated as MAYWLMKSEPEECSIDDVVRAPSQTVPWIGVRGWQARNFMRNDMRIGDGVLFYHSSCAVPGIYGLAEVASEPYPDETQFDPASPYYDEKSKHDKPRWYLVDVKLVRKTRVMPLAEMRNTPSIASMQVLRRGNRLSITPVTPEEWDELLRLLGTE; from the coding sequence ATGGCCTATTGGCTGATGAAGAGCGAGCCCGAGGAGTGCTCGATCGACGACGTCGTGCGCGCGCCTTCACAAACGGTGCCGTGGATCGGCGTGCGCGGCTGGCAGGCGCGCAACTTCATGCGCAACGACATGCGCATCGGTGACGGCGTCCTCTTCTATCACTCGTCGTGCGCGGTGCCCGGCATCTATGGCCTTGCCGAGGTGGCCAGCGAGCCGTATCCCGACGAGACGCAATTCGATCCCGCCAGTCCCTACTACGACGAGAAGTCCAAGCACGACAAGCCGCGCTGGTACCTGGTCGACGTCAAGCTCGTGCGCAAGACGCGCGTGATGCCGCTGGCCGAGATGCGCAACACCCCTTCGATCGCGAGCATGCAGGTGCTGCGCAGGGGCAACCGCCTGTCGATCACGCCGGTCACGCCGGAAGAATGGGATGAGTTGCTGAGGTTGCTGGGGACCGAATGA
- a CDS encoding sulfite exporter TauE/SafE family protein, whose protein sequence is MILGLDWLLILELLLLGCFTGFLAGLLGIGGGMLMVPFMTLILSAHGVPASLSVKMAIATSMATILFTSLSSVRAHHKRGAVRWDIVKTLAPGIVAGGLVSGAGVFALLKGTTLALVFALFVAFSATQMLRAKKSHAGRQMPGPAGRFAAGGVIGFISGLVGAGGGFISVPFMTWCNVAMHNAVATSAALGFPIALANTLGYVIGGWSVSSPLPGALGYLWLPALAVIATSSVLFAPLGAKVAHAMNVQQLKRVFAMMLYALAAYMLSRAV, encoded by the coding sequence ATGATCCTCGGTCTCGACTGGCTGCTGATCCTCGAACTTCTCCTGCTCGGCTGCTTCACCGGTTTCCTGGCCGGGCTGCTGGGCATCGGCGGCGGCATGCTCATGGTGCCGTTCATGACGCTCATCCTGTCGGCCCACGGCGTGCCGGCGTCACTGTCGGTCAAGATGGCGATCGCGACCTCGATGGCCACCATCCTGTTCACGTCGCTGTCCAGCGTGCGTGCGCATCACAAGCGTGGCGCAGTGCGCTGGGACATCGTCAAGACGCTGGCGCCCGGCATCGTCGCCGGCGGGCTCGTCTCCGGTGCCGGCGTGTTCGCGCTTCTCAAGGGGACCACGCTGGCGCTGGTCTTCGCGCTGTTCGTCGCCTTCTCGGCCACGCAGATGCTGCGGGCCAAGAAGTCGCATGCCGGCCGCCAGATGCCGGGCCCTGCCGGCCGCTTTGCCGCGGGCGGCGTGATCGGCTTCATCTCGGGGCTGGTCGGCGCCGGCGGCGGCTTCATCTCGGTGCCTTTCATGACCTGGTGCAACGTCGCCATGCACAACGCCGTGGCGACAAGCGCCGCCTTGGGCTTTCCGATTGCGCTGGCCAATACGCTGGGCTACGTGATCGGCGGCTGGTCGGTGTCGAGCCCGCTGCCGGGCGCCCTGGGCTATCTCTGGCTGCCCGCGCTGGCGGTCATCGCCACCAGCAGCGTGCTGTTCGCGCCGCTGGGCGCCAAGGTGGCGCACGCGATGAACGTGCAGCAGTTGAAGCGGGTGTTCGCGATGATGCTTTACGCGCTGGCCGCGTACATGCTGTCCAGGGCCGTCTGA
- a CDS encoding GGDEF domain-containing protein, whose amino-acid sequence MTETMQSTPAELAERSRELAAAQGLSDGALGSVLLALVERLEAPFAIKDIASGRYVHVSPRMAALYGRSVEELLGHTDADLLGPEISGPLRTGDQAALAQSLPHTIEHRLERDRQRRDFNVTRIALPTADGGPPRHLCSVWVETTLTLQREAQLGKALQQLEQQQIASEALRRETQDQALRDNVTGLYQRIHFEDQLRREVDLSSREHREFALVSIALDPLPDAVRSYGEAARTRVLEALGRLLRGNTRAMDASCRLDEDHFAILLSGVGLATAHSRMEGLRRQCATQIVVLDGRDLGFTVSMGVASFPHTAHTQEELMQAADVALAEAQRRGGNHVTLASIRFDAM is encoded by the coding sequence ATGACCGAGACCATGCAGTCCACGCCTGCGGAACTGGCCGAACGTTCGCGCGAGCTGGCTGCGGCGCAAGGCTTGTCCGATGGCGCACTCGGGTCCGTTCTGCTTGCCCTGGTCGAGCGCCTGGAGGCGCCGTTCGCGATCAAGGACATTGCCAGCGGCCGCTACGTGCACGTCAGCCCGCGCATGGCCGCGCTGTACGGGCGTTCGGTCGAAGAGCTGCTGGGCCACACCGATGCCGACCTGCTGGGCCCCGAGATCTCGGGGCCGCTGCGCACCGGCGATCAGGCCGCGCTGGCGCAATCGCTTCCGCACACCATCGAGCATCGCCTCGAGCGCGACCGCCAGCGGCGCGACTTCAACGTCACCCGCATCGCGCTGCCGACTGCCGATGGCGGACCGCCGCGTCACCTGTGCAGCGTCTGGGTCGAGACCACCCTGACGCTTCAGCGCGAGGCCCAGCTCGGCAAGGCGCTGCAGCAGCTGGAGCAGCAGCAGATCGCCAGCGAGGCGCTGCGCCGCGAGACCCAGGACCAGGCACTGCGCGACAACGTGACCGGCCTGTACCAGCGCATCCACTTCGAGGACCAGCTTCGCCGCGAAGTCGATCTCTCCTCGCGGGAGCATCGCGAGTTCGCGCTGGTGTCCATCGCCCTTGACCCGCTGCCCGATGCCGTGCGCTCGTACGGCGAGGCGGCCCGCACGCGCGTGCTGGAGGCGCTGGGCCGGCTGCTGCGCGGCAACACGCGGGCGATGGACGCGTCGTGCCGCCTCGACGAGGACCACTTCGCGATCCTGCTGTCGGGCGTGGGGCTCGCGACCGCGCATTCGCGCATGGAGGGCCTGCGGCGCCAATGCGCCACGCAGATCGTGGTGCTCGACGGCCGCGACCTCGGCTTCACGGTGTCCATGGGCGTCGCCAGCTTTCCGCACACGGCGCACACGCAGGAAGAGCTGATGCAGGCCGCCGACGTGGCGCTGGCCGAGGCTCAGCGCCGCGGCGGCAATCACGTCACGCTCGCGAGCATCCGCTTCGACGCGATGTAG
- a CDS encoding type IV pili methyl-accepting chemotaxis transducer N-terminal domain-containing protein → MTSCLVLCGSAPVAPTLEENLEGVGIHVIGAVQRSNLVQEALRQGPDVVVVQDVAPDAALFAVLALLRTTAPRPVLLFTTDSDVDKMKLALDSGVDAYVVNGYAPQRLRSLVHLATARFLHEQALREQLADVSHRFEERKLVDRAKGILMRARQVSEDEAFRVLRAASMHSNRRVGQVSQQVIAAAGLAEAINRAGQLRMLSQRLVKLRALQALGVGTEWAAELLRDSSSRIDANLAALGKSVSKATYGDLLDAVSAPWVTLKAALAMSADRQRTADADAQAEVMLLQADRLVNAFESNAATASLHVINVSGRQRMLSQRLAKQALLAALSGGDAAAAAGETKAAFEQALDYLNAAPLSTREIRESLDAAARSWTALNQALKRVRSADGQMVLTEASESLLAVFEQLTERYEHSMQILMG, encoded by the coding sequence ATGACTTCCTGCCTCGTGCTCTGCGGCTCCGCGCCCGTCGCGCCCACCCTCGAAGAGAACCTCGAAGGGGTCGGGATTCACGTCATTGGTGCGGTGCAGCGTAGCAACTTGGTGCAGGAGGCCTTGCGGCAGGGCCCCGATGTCGTCGTCGTGCAGGACGTCGCGCCGGATGCGGCGCTGTTCGCCGTACTCGCGCTGCTGCGGACCACCGCGCCGCGGCCGGTCCTGCTGTTCACCACCGACTCCGATGTCGACAAGATGAAGCTGGCGCTCGACAGCGGCGTGGACGCCTACGTGGTGAACGGCTATGCGCCGCAGCGGCTGCGGTCTCTGGTGCATCTGGCGACAGCCCGCTTCCTGCACGAGCAGGCGCTGCGCGAGCAGCTGGCCGACGTGTCGCACCGCTTCGAGGAGCGCAAGCTGGTCGACCGCGCCAAGGGCATCCTGATGCGAGCGCGCCAGGTGTCGGAAGACGAGGCATTTCGCGTCCTGCGGGCCGCTTCGATGCACAGCAACCGGCGTGTCGGTCAGGTGTCGCAGCAGGTCATCGCCGCCGCCGGCCTCGCCGAAGCCATCAATCGCGCCGGACAGCTGCGCATGCTGTCGCAGAGGCTGGTCAAGCTGCGCGCGCTGCAGGCCCTGGGCGTCGGCACCGAGTGGGCGGCCGAGCTGCTGCGCGACTCGTCTTCGCGCATCGACGCCAACCTGGCGGCGCTCGGCAAGAGCGTGTCCAAGGCCACGTACGGCGACCTGCTCGATGCGGTGTCGGCCCCGTGGGTCACCTTGAAGGCGGCGCTCGCGATGTCGGCCGATCGGCAACGCACGGCAGATGCCGATGCGCAGGCCGAAGTCATGCTGCTCCAGGCCGATCGGCTGGTGAACGCATTCGAGTCCAACGCAGCGACGGCCAGCCTGCACGTGATCAACGTGTCGGGCCGTCAGCGCATGCTGTCGCAGCGCCTGGCCAAGCAGGCGCTGCTGGCCGCGCTGTCCGGCGGCGACGCAGCAGCGGCGGCCGGCGAAACCAAGGCGGCGTTCGAGCAGGCGCTGGACTACCTGAACGCCGCGCCGCTTTCGACACGGGAGATCCGCGAATCGCTCGACGCCGCGGCGCGAAGCTGGACCGCCTTGAACCAGGCGCTCAAGCGAGTGCGCAGCGCCGACGGCCAGATGGTGCTCACCGAGGCGAGCGAGTCCCTGCTCGCCGTGTTCGAGCAGCTCACCGAGCGATACGAGCACAGCATGCAGATCCTGATGGGCTAG
- a CDS encoding MFS transporter, with the protein MQSFKTFLRAGHGPTLFAAFLYFAFSCCIWVLNGAMAPFIGETFQLSPAQKGLMLSVPIIAGALMRFPLGVLAQYIGRKNATLVEMALIAAAMLFGFFFVHTFNDLLAMGVLLGIAGASFGVALSLGSGWFPPKHKGLAMGLVGAGNVGTAVSVLVAPPLANWLGWQAVYGVAAAAILLPMFVMIVLAKEPPDVDAHANFRAHIACLFEKDGWAFSLIYGVTFGGFIGLTTFLPSYYYDQFGVSKVQAGQLTMLAAFMGAAVRVAGGWISDRWGGVNTLTLVLSVVAVCLVLVGFSSSSLALTTLLLMLCFAALGAGNGALFQLVPLRWPTTTAVAGSMIGEIGALGGGLVPNAMGLSKQYAGTYAWGFVLFALLSLVMLAVMRFMQIRWTRTWAEKGGRARALPHGEAPPAPAAKLSRV; encoded by the coding sequence ATGCAAAGCTTCAAGACCTTCCTGCGCGCCGGACACGGACCCACCCTGTTCGCCGCCTTCCTGTACTTCGCCTTCTCCTGCTGCATCTGGGTGCTCAACGGGGCCATGGCGCCCTTCATCGGCGAGACCTTCCAGCTCTCGCCGGCGCAGAAGGGGCTGATGCTGTCCGTGCCCATCATCGCGGGCGCGCTGATGCGCTTTCCGCTCGGCGTGCTTGCCCAGTACATCGGGCGCAAGAACGCCACCCTGGTCGAGATGGCCCTGATCGCCGCCGCCATGCTGTTCGGCTTCTTCTTCGTCCACACCTTCAACGACCTGCTCGCCATGGGCGTGCTGCTCGGCATCGCCGGCGCCAGCTTCGGTGTCGCGCTGTCGCTGGGATCGGGATGGTTCCCGCCCAAGCACAAGGGCCTGGCGATGGGCCTGGTCGGCGCAGGCAACGTCGGCACCGCCGTGTCGGTGCTGGTGGCGCCCCCGCTGGCCAATTGGCTCGGCTGGCAGGCCGTCTACGGCGTCGCCGCGGCAGCGATCCTGCTGCCGATGTTCGTGATGATCGTGCTGGCCAAGGAACCGCCCGATGTGGACGCGCATGCGAACTTCCGCGCCCACATCGCCTGCCTGTTCGAGAAGGACGGCTGGGCCTTCAGCCTGATCTACGGCGTGACGTTCGGCGGCTTCATCGGCCTCACGACTTTCCTGCCTTCCTACTACTACGACCAGTTCGGCGTGAGCAAGGTGCAGGCGGGCCAGCTCACCATGCTCGCGGCCTTCATGGGCGCGGCGGTGCGCGTGGCCGGCGGCTGGATCTCCGACCGCTGGGGCGGCGTGAACACGCTGACGCTCGTGCTCAGCGTCGTCGCCGTGTGCCTGGTGCTGGTGGGCTTCTCGTCCAGCTCGCTGGCCTTGACCACGCTGCTGCTGATGCTCTGCTTTGCCGCGCTGGGCGCGGGCAACGGCGCGCTGTTCCAGCTCGTGCCGCTGCGCTGGCCCACGACCACGGCGGTGGCCGGCTCGATGATCGGCGAGATCGGCGCGCTCGGCGGCGGCCTGGTGCCCAACGCGATGGGCCTGTCCAAGCAGTACGCCGGCACCTACGCATGGGGCTTCGTGCTCTTCGCGCTGTTGTCGCTGGTGATGCTGGCGGTCATGCGCTTCATGCAGATCCGCTGGACCCGCACCTGGGCCGAGAAAGGCGGACGCGCACGCGCCCTGCCGCACGGCGAAGCGCCCCCCGCCCCCGCGGCAAAGCTCAGCCGGGTGTAG